A stretch of DNA from Deltaproteobacteria bacterium:
GATTCCACGTCGTTGTCCAGGTCGAAGGCCACGATCAGCGCCCGGCGACGAAGCATCTCGATTAGGCTAAGGTCTCCGCGGGCGCCGAGAAGGTGAAAGGCTTCCGATAACACAGCTTCACAAGTGCGCCAGGGTGGAGTGTACTGCGGTGCCATCGTCACCGCCCAATTGTGGTGGAAGTCGCGGCGACTGAGCAAAGCGACCAAGAAACC
This window harbors:
- a CDS encoding PIN domain-containing protein, yielding MARNVLVDAGFLVALLSRRDFHHNWAVTMAPQYTPPWRTCEAVLSEAFHLLGARGDLSLIEMLRRRALIVAFDLDNDVESIIKLLQKYADVPMSLADACLARMSETFSDPIILTTDSDFRIYRRHSRQTVPCKLPS